Proteins encoded within one genomic window of Companilactobacillus zhachilii:
- the cls gene encoding cardiolipin synthase, producing the protein MIDIWIIWLILIILVVNTVSALITVFHRPRNIVTTWAWILVLVLLPIVGFLIYAFLGRGIAQEKIFNISKQEHYSLSQLKRMAIAAQKRPQNASRYDETRYADHIIRFFNETEEAPLTRHNEIELYFDGKEKFRDMFEDIRNAKETVHVEYYAFIKSHIGDEFLKLLTQKAKEGLEVRLLYDPWGSGGTKPRYFKEFQAAGGEVLPFITSKNVIAKTRLNYHLHRKNVVIDGQIGWIGGFNVGDQYVNTTEKFGYWRDTHSRIFGAATLLLQERFFRDWNASLDRNAKPLAFLEKYFPSDKFNIEANLPIQIISDGPDSREEILKDGFIDMIVSAKKSVWIQSPYLVPDDAMFTALTIAARSGVDVRIMIPCMPDHPFIYRATQYYANLLTTYGIKIYSYQKGFLHSKTSVFDGKICSVGSMNHDFRSYSLNFEANAFIYDAKVSHKLVRAFEKDMEDSIFLTPEIIKEQGAWLHFKQRFSRLLSPIL; encoded by the coding sequence ATGATTGATATTTGGATCATCTGGCTAATTCTCATTATCTTAGTAGTCAATACGGTTTCAGCACTGATCACTGTTTTCCATAGACCACGTAATATCGTTACTACTTGGGCGTGGATCTTAGTCCTTGTCTTATTGCCAATTGTAGGATTCCTTATTTATGCGTTCCTCGGTCGTGGAATTGCGCAGGAAAAAATCTTCAATATCAGTAAGCAAGAGCATTACAGTTTAAGTCAGTTGAAACGAATGGCGATTGCTGCCCAGAAACGTCCTCAAAACGCTTCTAGATACGACGAAACACGTTATGCTGATCACATCATTCGTTTTTTCAACGAAACCGAAGAGGCTCCCTTAACACGCCATAATGAGATTGAACTTTATTTCGATGGTAAAGAAAAATTCAGAGATATGTTTGAAGATATCCGCAACGCCAAAGAAACAGTTCACGTTGAATATTATGCTTTCATCAAAAGTCATATTGGGGACGAGTTTTTAAAACTCTTAACGCAAAAAGCTAAAGAAGGTTTGGAAGTCCGTTTACTCTATGACCCATGGGGTTCTGGTGGTACTAAGCCACGTTATTTCAAAGAATTTCAAGCTGCCGGTGGCGAAGTCTTGCCATTTATCACGTCCAAAAACGTTATCGCCAAAACACGTTTAAACTATCACTTGCACCGAAAAAATGTTGTTATTGACGGTCAAATTGGTTGGATCGGTGGTTTTAACGTTGGCGACCAATATGTCAATACAACTGAAAAATTTGGTTATTGGCGTGATACACACTCACGAATCTTTGGTGCAGCTACATTGTTGTTGCAGGAGCGCTTCTTTAGAGATTGGAATGCTTCACTTGATCGTAATGCCAAACCTTTGGCTTTCTTAGAAAAATATTTTCCATCCGATAAGTTCAATATAGAAGCTAACCTACCTATTCAAATTATTTCTGACGGACCGGATAGCCGTGAGGAAATTTTGAAAGATGGATTCATTGATATGATAGTTAGTGCTAAAAAGAGTGTTTGGATTCAATCGCCTTATTTGGTTCCAGATGATGCGATGTTTACTGCCCTAACAATTGCCGCCCGTTCTGGTGTCGATGTCAGAATCATGATTCCTTGTATGCCTGATCATCCCTTCATTTATCGGGCCACCCAATACTATGCCAATTTATTAACAACTTATGGCATCAAAATTTATAGTTATCAAAAGGGCTTCTTGCACTCAAAAACTTCCGTTTTCGATGGTAAAATTTGTTCAGTTGGTTCTATGAATCATGACTTTAGAAGTTATTCATTAAACTTCGAGGCAAATGCCTTTATCTATGATGCGAAAGTTTCTCATAAATTGGTACGAGCTTTTGAAAAAGATATGGAAGATTCAATCTTCTTAACACCAGAAATTATTAAAGAACAAGGTGCTTGGTTACACTTCAAACAACGATTCTCCAGATTGTTGTCACCTATTCTTTAA
- a CDS encoding sulfite exporter TauE/SafE family protein: MTYFLVVLIALFGALMRTVFGFGEALVTMPLLALISFDLQTSTALIGALGLLVAIPVAIKYRQHIDLATLKRLVLGSILGIPVGILIIKLGSPIIIMRVLGIFIIVYGVYNLYTLRHPRTSQLHLSDRYDYLAGIVSGILGASFNSHGVPIVVYGTAKKWDADKLKGILQGHFVCVGTLVVLSQVSSGMWNIEVVKLLAIIIPLLFIVVPLGNWIGSKIDSQHFTKYVYAILIIFGLILLIKH; encoded by the coding sequence ATGACATATTTTTTAGTTGTTTTAATTGCCCTTTTCGGTGCTTTAATGCGAACTGTTTTCGGATTTGGCGAAGCACTAGTCACAATGCCACTACTTGCTTTAATCTCCTTTGACCTTCAAACGTCAACTGCCTTAATCGGAGCCTTGGGTTTATTAGTTGCCATCCCCGTCGCAATCAAATATCGGCAACACATAGACCTCGCTACTTTAAAACGATTAGTCTTAGGTTCTATTTTGGGTATTCCTGTCGGTATCTTAATTATCAAATTAGGCTCACCAATCATAATCATGCGTGTCTTAGGCATTTTTATCATTGTCTATGGCGTTTATAACTTATATACACTCAGACATCCCAGAACCAGTCAGTTGCATCTCAGCGACCGCTACGACTATTTGGCCGGTATCGTGTCTGGAATTCTCGGAGCTTCATTCAATAGTCATGGTGTACCAATCGTAGTTTACGGTACAGCTAAAAAATGGGATGCGGATAAATTAAAGGGTATCCTGCAAGGACATTTTGTCTGCGTGGGAACTTTGGTTGTTTTGAGCCAAGTGTCTTCAGGAATGTGGAATATCGAAGTTGTTAAATTACTGGCAATTATCATCCCATTGCTGTTTATCGTTGTTCCTTTAGGCAATTGGATTGGTTCTAAAATCGATAGCCAACATTTTACCAAGTATGTTTATGCCATTTTGATTATCTTTGGTTTGATTTTGCTTATCAAACACTAA
- a CDS encoding DUF969 domain-containing protein, producing MEYLKLIGIIIIILGFAFKLDTIAVVVAAALATGLASGMSIDHILTILGKGFMDNRMVSLFFLTLPMIGVVESHGMKQAAVNGISKIKNLSAGKIFNIYLAIREITDAFGIALSGQVQFIRPLINPMAQAAASVKHNLTPKQVDLIKARAAATDNFGNFFAQNLFIASSGVLLMASTMKSLGHPVSTTSIVLYSIPVAIITFIIVGYYNMRFDKQFNK from the coding sequence ATGGAATACCTTAAATTAATCGGAATTATTATAATTATCTTAGGATTTGCCTTTAAGTTGGACACAATTGCCGTGGTTGTTGCCGCTGCTTTAGCAACCGGTCTGGCATCTGGCATGTCGATCGATCATATTTTGACTATTCTTGGAAAAGGCTTCATGGATAACCGGATGGTTTCGCTATTCTTCCTCACCCTTCCCATGATCGGTGTTGTTGAAAGTCACGGTATGAAACAAGCGGCTGTCAACGGGATTAGTAAGATTAAGAATCTCTCGGCTGGGAAAATTTTCAATATTTATCTAGCTATTCGTGAAATTACTGATGCCTTTGGTATTGCTCTTTCTGGTCAGGTGCAGTTCATCAGACCTTTGATCAATCCTATGGCTCAAGCTGCCGCTAGTGTTAAGCACAATTTAACCCCTAAGCAAGTTGACTTGATTAAAGCTCGGGCCGCTGCCACTGACAACTTTGGTAATTTCTTTGCTCAAAATCTTTTCATCGCTTCTAGTGGTGTCTTATTAATGGCAAGTACCATGAAGTCACTCGGACATCCCGTTTCTACAACTAGCATCGTTCTCTACTCTATTCCTGTCGCTATCATTACCTTCATCATCGTTGGTTATTACAATATGAGATTCGACAAACAATTCAACAAGTAG
- a CDS encoding DUF979 domain-containing protein, with amino-acid sequence MSVNNILEIFYILMGIIMIFASIESFRDKENSARIGTGLFWLILGLIFSIGKYLPNVVIGLLIVFIGILSLLKQIKVGKIKEVNKEIAEKSAKKLGGWLFFPSVVLAVLSILISEFTNLGGQVGIGIASVVALIIAMIISKTDAKTTYHDSERMVRSVGTAGILPQLLATLGVIFTASGVGEVTSKTISGIFPVGNHLLGVVLYCVAMVIFTMIMGNAFAAFAVITAGIGVPFIVAQGGNPAVVAALGMTTGYCGTLMTPMAANFNSLPVALMEMKDNLGVIKQQVPIALSMLVIQIILMYFLAF; translated from the coding sequence ATGAGTGTTAACAATATTTTGGAAATTTTTTATATTTTAATGGGAATCATTATGATTTTTGCCAGTATTGAGTCTTTTCGTGACAAAGAAAATTCTGCACGCATTGGGACTGGACTTTTTTGGTTGATATTGGGACTGATCTTCTCAATCGGTAAGTATTTACCTAACGTTGTCATTGGTTTATTGATTGTTTTTATCGGTATTTTGTCACTGCTCAAGCAAATTAAAGTTGGTAAAATCAAAGAAGTTAACAAAGAGATTGCCGAAAAATCAGCTAAAAAGCTCGGTGGCTGGCTGTTCTTCCCCAGTGTCGTTTTAGCCGTTTTATCTATTTTAATTAGTGAATTCACTAATTTGGGTGGTCAAGTTGGTATCGGGATTGCTTCAGTTGTAGCCTTAATTATAGCGATGATTATTTCAAAAACTGATGCCAAAACAACTTACCATGATAGTGAAAGAATGGTTCGTTCTGTTGGTACCGCTGGTATTTTGCCCCAGTTGTTGGCTACTTTAGGCGTTATTTTTACCGCATCAGGTGTTGGTGAAGTTACATCTAAAACTATTTCCGGCATATTCCCTGTCGGCAATCATCTTTTAGGCGTTGTCCTTTACTGTGTCGCCATGGTTATTTTCACAATGATTATGGGAAATGCTTTCGCTGCTTTTGCCGTTATAACGGCTGGTATCGGCGTTCCATTTATCGTTGCCCAAGGTGGAAATCCAGCAGTGGTCGCTGCCTTAGGTATGACAACCGGTTATTGTGGAACCTTAATGACTCCAATGGCCGCCAACTTTAATTCACTACCAGTGGCCCTGATGGAGATGAAAGATAACCTTGGGGTTATAAAGCAACAAGTCCCAATCGCATTGAGCATGTTAGTGATTCAAATTATTTTGATGTATTTCTTAGCATTTTAA
- the pcp gene encoding pyroglutamyl-peptidase I, with translation MKILVTGFDPFGTDKINPAIEAVKKLPDEIEGAEIVKLEIPTIFNKCAEVVHQAILDNKPDYVLDIGQAGGRYALTPERVAINFDDGRIADNAGFQPRNQPIHEDGQNAYFTQLPVKAMAQAVLDAGLPSYVSTTAGTYVCNHIMYQVQYMIDKEFPELKAGFMHIPFLPNQVVSRPDTPCLSLADDVTGITAAIGAIVKQDGKGDIEAIGGSLN, from the coding sequence ATGAAAATTTTAGTTACAGGTTTTGACCCATTCGGAACAGATAAAATTAATCCGGCAATTGAGGCAGTCAAAAAATTGCCCGATGAAATTGAAGGTGCGGAAATTGTTAAGCTTGAAATTCCTACCATTTTTAACAAATGTGCCGAAGTCGTCCACCAAGCAATCCTAGATAATAAACCAGATTACGTTTTAGATATTGGTCAAGCTGGCGGACGCTATGCCTTAACACCAGAACGAGTTGCAATTAATTTTGACGACGGAAGAATTGCTGATAACGCCGGTTTCCAACCACGAAATCAACCAATCCATGAAGACGGTCAAAACGCCTACTTCACCCAGTTACCAGTCAAAGCCATGGCTCAAGCTGTTTTAGATGCCGGATTGCCAAGCTACGTTTCAACAACCGCCGGAACCTACGTCTGCAACCACATCATGTACCAAGTTCAATACATGATCGACAAAGAATTCCCCGAACTAAAAGCCGGTTTCATGCACATCCCATTCTTACCAAACCAAGTCGTAAGTCGACCTGATACACCTTGTTTATCACTCGCAGATGATGTAACAGGAATCACCGCCGCTATTGGAGCAAT